From Enterococcus mundtii, the proteins below share one genomic window:
- a CDS encoding alpha-galactosidase, giving the protein MIEQLNNRIFHMNNSQVSFILHVMQNGQIEQIYYGKSLHGLSVEEIDYLVTDQNKSAGTVKFFEDDPNFTLTDHPQAYPVYGSSDFKEGAIELSSNQTPYYTDFRFVEATTKKGKERNLKCPAAYGKEEETETLSLRLVDQERQLELILHYTLFCDSTAIVQSQTLINQSETDLQIHRMLSGVLNLSTKAYDFTHFSGAWLKERHEKKRPLEQGVVAIGSLKGASSHQHNPFIRLEHQNSTLDQGEVYGMNLVYSGNFLAQAEVDEWDKTRVMIGIHPTQFTWTLTPKESFTTPEAVLMYSAAGTNGLAKQFTHFIENYLIDRQWQNTPRPIVFNNWEATYFDFTEEKLLSLATIGKKLGMECFVLDDGWFGKRNNDRSSLGDWTPDKQKFPHGLAAFATKLKNMGLQFGMWFEPEMISPDSQLLEKHPDWVVRHPYSRISVGRGQYVLDFANPAVVEEIYEQMAKIIEETNLTYIKWDMNRNITEAYSAYLEKQGVHQQEFFHRYVQGVYTLYGKLLTSYPDLLIEGCAGGGGRYDLGILFYSPQIWPSDTSDGLERLSILSGTLAGYPLSSFSNHVSASPNHQVLRDTSLAFRQDVAMFGPLGYELDLLALTEDEIQQISDRITFYKAHRHLLTHGEFLQILPNHPADNEICWGVFSHDQSEAIIGYYQKSARANPAAKAYLPLPECLNKDSYYQINQKETINGNFLMNVGLKKPRLFNGVNHTTYQLAGDCQSFIYHLVERRK; this is encoded by the coding sequence ATGATTGAACAATTAAACAATCGCATATTTCACATGAATAATTCGCAAGTTAGCTTTATTCTCCATGTCATGCAAAATGGACAGATCGAGCAAATTTATTACGGAAAATCTTTACATGGTTTATCTGTCGAAGAAATCGACTACTTGGTCACAGATCAAAATAAATCTGCTGGAACAGTCAAGTTTTTTGAAGATGACCCTAACTTTACCTTGACCGATCATCCACAAGCATATCCTGTGTATGGTTCTTCTGATTTCAAAGAAGGAGCGATCGAACTTTCAAGTAACCAAACGCCTTACTACACCGATTTTCGTTTTGTCGAAGCAACGACTAAAAAAGGCAAGGAAAGAAACTTAAAGTGTCCGGCTGCTTATGGGAAAGAGGAAGAAACGGAAACACTCTCTTTGCGATTAGTGGATCAGGAACGTCAGTTAGAGCTGATACTTCATTACACATTATTTTGCGATTCCACCGCCATCGTTCAAAGTCAGACGCTGATCAATCAATCTGAGACAGATTTACAGATCCATCGCATGCTTTCAGGCGTCTTGAATCTTTCTACCAAAGCGTATGATTTCACTCATTTTTCAGGTGCTTGGTTAAAAGAACGACATGAAAAGAAACGGCCGCTTGAACAAGGAGTCGTAGCGATTGGGTCACTAAAAGGTGCAAGTAGCCATCAGCATAATCCCTTTATCCGGCTGGAACATCAAAATTCAACGCTTGATCAAGGAGAGGTCTATGGGATGAATCTCGTTTATTCCGGCAATTTTCTCGCTCAAGCAGAAGTGGATGAATGGGATAAAACGCGAGTGATGATCGGTATCCATCCGACACAATTTACTTGGACATTAACGCCTAAGGAAAGCTTTACGACACCAGAAGCAGTCTTGATGTATAGCGCTGCAGGTACGAATGGTCTTGCCAAACAATTTACGCATTTTATCGAAAACTATTTGATTGATCGTCAATGGCAAAACACGCCAAGACCAATCGTGTTCAATAACTGGGAAGCAACATATTTTGATTTTACCGAAGAAAAACTCTTGTCGCTTGCGACCATTGGAAAAAAATTAGGAATGGAATGTTTTGTCTTAGACGATGGCTGGTTTGGCAAACGAAACAACGATCGGTCCTCGTTAGGTGACTGGACGCCTGATAAGCAAAAATTCCCACACGGATTGGCTGCCTTTGCAACAAAGCTCAAAAATATGGGCCTTCAATTCGGCATGTGGTTCGAACCTGAAATGATCTCTCCTGATAGTCAGTTATTGGAAAAACATCCTGATTGGGTAGTGAGACATCCCTATTCACGTATCTCGGTGGGACGTGGGCAATATGTCCTTGATTTTGCGAATCCGGCCGTTGTTGAAGAGATCTATGAGCAAATGGCAAAGATCATTGAAGAAACAAATTTAACTTATATCAAGTGGGATATGAACCGAAATATTACTGAAGCCTATTCCGCCTATTTAGAAAAACAGGGGGTTCATCAACAGGAGTTCTTCCATCGCTATGTCCAAGGCGTCTACACGCTTTATGGCAAATTATTGACCAGCTATCCTGATCTTTTGATCGAAGGTTGTGCTGGTGGTGGAGGCAGATATGATTTAGGTATATTATTTTATAGTCCGCAAATCTGGCCTAGCGATACCAGTGATGGGTTGGAACGATTAAGTATTCTTAGCGGAACATTAGCAGGATATCCCCTTTCTAGCTTTAGTAATCATGTCTCTGCTTCTCCGAACCACCAAGTGTTACGTGACACTTCCTTAGCATTCCGCCAAGATGTGGCGATGTTTGGCCCTTTAGGCTACGAATTAGACCTATTGGCTTTGACAGAAGATGAAATACAACAGATCAGTGACCGGATCACTTTTTACAAAGCCCATCGTCATTTGCTGACTCATGGGGAATTTCTCCAGATTTTGCCAAACCATCCTGCTGATAATGAAATTTGCTGGGGTGTTTTCAGTCACGATCAGTCAGAGGCAATCATTGGTTATTATCAAAAATCGGCACGTGCCAATCCAGCCGCAAAGGCATATTTACCACTTCCAGAATGCCTGAATAAGGATAGTTATTATCAAATCAATCAAAAAGAAACGATTAACGGTAATTTCCTGATGAATGTCGGTCTGAAAAAACCACGTTTGTTCAATGGAGTGAATCATACCACTTACCAACTTGCAGGAGACTGTCAATCATTCATCTATCATCTTGTAGAAAGGAGGAAATGA
- a CDS encoding PTS sugar transporter subunit IIC, which produces MKFVDKLAEKMVPAATLIANNKYLLSLRDGFMMAFPATMFASIMIIIQNLPTTFGFATFLPEAFNTFLNEFFGPVGNATMSISALFIVFGIGYQLAGHYKQPQIFAGAISLSCFIMLLPFGSDETMGTFIPLSKLGAEGMFVGILTAIVATEIYSRISRTGFTIKMPESVPPMIAESFVAIIPGAAPLFLFNIIRYLFTFTTWGNAVDFVYQMLQQPLMGLGGTLPAVLIAVFFTQLFWWFGIHGTLVVNAVIDPIMGALAIENFEAYKNGAEQLPHIINTTFMGVFVNQGMQLGISITMAFFIARSIRMKKTMKTIIAPAIFNVSEPMTFGLPVVLNPVAFIPWILAPLASTTISYFAIYFGLVPRPIGATVVWTTPILLSGWLGTGSITGALLQIVTVVVMTLIWVPFLVAMDREYLKEERQQVKQEKENQLMDGKITIEEQ; this is translated from the coding sequence ATGAAATTTGTCGATAAATTAGCTGAAAAAATGGTGCCCGCTGCAACGCTGATCGCAAATAATAAATATCTACTCAGTCTCCGAGATGGTTTTATGATGGCTTTTCCTGCAACAATGTTTGCTTCCATCATGATCATTATCCAAAATTTGCCAACAACATTTGGCTTCGCTACTTTTCTGCCAGAAGCATTCAATACCTTTTTAAATGAGTTCTTTGGACCTGTCGGCAATGCGACAATGAGTATTTCAGCACTTTTTATTGTATTTGGGATCGGTTATCAATTGGCTGGTCACTACAAACAACCACAAATCTTTGCTGGTGCCATTTCACTTTCTTGTTTCATCATGCTGTTACCGTTTGGGAGCGATGAAACCATGGGTACGTTTATTCCTTTATCGAAACTAGGTGCTGAAGGGATGTTCGTGGGTATCTTGACAGCAATCGTCGCTACAGAAATCTATAGTCGGATCAGTCGCACAGGGTTTACGATCAAGATGCCAGAATCCGTTCCACCGATGATTGCTGAATCTTTTGTGGCCATCATCCCTGGAGCTGCTCCTTTGTTTTTATTCAACATCATCCGCTATCTATTTACTTTTACCACCTGGGGAAATGCAGTCGATTTCGTTTATCAGATGTTGCAACAACCTTTGATGGGACTTGGCGGAACTTTACCCGCTGTATTGATCGCTGTTTTCTTTACGCAACTTTTCTGGTGGTTCGGTATCCACGGCACGTTAGTCGTCAATGCAGTGATTGATCCAATCATGGGTGCTTTAGCAATTGAAAACTTTGAAGCATATAAAAATGGCGCAGAACAGTTGCCACATATCATCAACACGACCTTTATGGGCGTGTTCGTCAATCAAGGAATGCAACTTGGTATTTCGATCACAATGGCATTCTTTATCGCTCGCTCAATTCGTATGAAGAAGACGATGAAAACGATCATTGCACCAGCGATTTTTAATGTATCAGAACCAATGACTTTTGGCCTGCCCGTCGTGTTGAACCCAGTGGCATTCATTCCTTGGATTTTAGCGCCACTAGCTTCTACTACGATTTCATACTTTGCGATTTACTTTGGCTTAGTTCCTCGTCCAATCGGGGCAACGGTTGTCTGGACGACGCCGATTTTACTGTCAGGTTGGTTAGGAACTGGTTCGATCACCGGCGCACTTTTACAAATCGTGACTGTAGTTGTGATGACACTGATTTGGGTGCCTTTCTTAGTTGCGATGGACCGTGAATATTTGAAGGAAGAACGCCAACAAGTGAAACAAGAAAAAGAAAACCAACTGATGGATGGAAAAATCACCATAGAAGAACAGTAG
- a CDS encoding rRNA processing protein — translation MTNYDGEKEKRLRGSMAPKTDDEVALAGTNSGETTDKEEALAGTNSGEEKEVAMSGSNAVEEESEHPTKKHHLKDELEEVVEEAKEKFDAFKTKHKE, via the coding sequence ATGACAAATTATGATGGAGAAAAAGAAAAACGTTTAAGAGGTTCCATGGCGCCTAAAACAGATGATGAAGTTGCGTTAGCTGGAACTAATTCAGGTGAAACAACAGATAAAGAAGAGGCGTTAGCTGGAACCAACTCCGGTGAAGAAAAAGAAGTCGCGATGTCTGGTTCAAACGCAGTGGAAGAAGAGTCCGAGCATCCAACAAAAAAACATCATTTGAAGGATGAACTAGAAGAAGTGGTAGAAGAAGCGAAAGAAAAATTTGACGCTTTTAAAACGAAACACAAAGAATAA
- a CDS encoding L-lactate dehydrogenase encodes MKKTSRKVVIVGTGFVGTSIAYAMINQGVANELVLIDVNQEKAEGEALDLLDGMAWGEKNVSVWSGTYEECKDANLVILTAGVNQKPGQTRLDLVKTNAAITRQIVKEVMASGFDGIFVVASNPVDILTYLTWQESGLPASRVVGTGTTLDTTRFRKEIALKLAVDPRSVHGYILGEHGDSEVAAWSHTTVGGKPIMEYVEKDHRLEENDLTVLADKVKNAAYEIIDRKKATYYGIGMSTTRIVKAILNNEQAVLPVSAYLNGEYGEEDIFTGVPSIVDENGVREIIDLSITPQEKAMFHQSVSELKAVLDTVR; translated from the coding sequence ATGAAAAAAACAAGTCGTAAAGTTGTAATCGTAGGTACAGGATTTGTCGGTACAAGTATTGCTTATGCGATGATCAATCAAGGTGTTGCCAATGAACTTGTCTTAATCGATGTCAACCAAGAAAAAGCAGAAGGAGAAGCTTTAGACTTACTAGATGGAATGGCATGGGGCGAAAAGAACGTTTCCGTATGGTCTGGCACGTATGAAGAATGTAAAGATGCAAATCTAGTGATCTTAACTGCTGGCGTGAACCAAAAACCTGGTCAAACTCGCTTAGATCTAGTGAAAACAAATGCAGCGATCACTCGTCAAATCGTTAAAGAAGTCATGGCTTCAGGTTTTGATGGTATCTTCGTTGTTGCTTCAAACCCAGTCGATATTTTAACTTACTTAACATGGCAAGAATCCGGCTTACCAGCTTCAAGAGTGGTAGGAACTGGAACAACTTTAGATACAACTCGTTTCAGAAAAGAAATTGCTTTGAAACTTGCAGTTGATCCACGTAGTGTACACGGTTATATCTTAGGTGAGCATGGGGATTCAGAAGTAGCTGCTTGGTCACATACTACAGTCGGTGGTAAACCAATCATGGAATACGTTGAGAAAGATCATCGTTTAGAAGAAAATGATCTAACAGTACTTGCTGACAAAGTAAAAAATGCAGCTTATGAAATCATTGACCGTAAAAAAGCAACTTATTACGGTATCGGTATGAGTACGACTCGAATCGTCAAAGCCATCCTAAATAATGAACAAGCTGTACTACCAGTTTCAGCTTACTTAAATGGCGAGTATGGTGAAGAAGATATCTTTACTGGTGTGCCATCGATCGTTGATGAAAATGGGGTAAGAGAAATCATTGACCTATCGATCACACCTCAAGAAAAAGCAATGTTCCATCAATCAGTCAGTGAATTAAAAGCCGTACTTGATACTGTACGCTAA
- a CDS encoding beta-galactosidase, translating to MKTYNDTRLLHGGDYNPEQWLNHPEILKKDFELMDKAHVNTVTVGIFSWSTLEPEEGVYHFECLDKVFEEMHKRQGRVILATPSGGRPQWLSEKYPEVNRTNAQGQKHHHGFRHNHCYTSTVYREKVQQINRRLAERYGDHPALLLWHISNEYSGECYCPLCAAKWREWVKTKYQTLEAVNDAWWMTFWSNDYSSWSQVVPPSPLGEHKVHGMDLDWKRFVTDRTIDFFLHEIEPIREITPAIPVTTNFMAEGHDQHDFIPLEGLDYSRFAEVVDIVSWDSYPDWHNPYEPLHVTAMKSAYVHDQYRSLKKQPFLVMESTPSYVNWHAFNKAKKPGMHLLSGMQQLAHGSDSTLYFQWRQSLGNSEKFHGAVVEHDNSENNRVFQEVAAYGKRLDTLSSIKGTQTEAKVAILFDWESNWALKRGGGFGRPTRRYIQTLQEHYRFFWERDIAVDILTPNQDFSNYALVVAPMLYLMREETMVKLSEYVTKGGTLIGSYFTGMVNEHDRLHLGEWPQVLQTLFGVLPKELDTLYPGEHNQILYKEQTYQTKDYCGIVNETTGKVRATYKQDFYAETPALVENQLGEGTAYYLAARTDLDFLEVFYQPIIEKLQLQQGIVKSSNPKISIQSRTDGTHCYYFLMNFSEERQQLELLDPYLAIETNQTLTGIQTFAPYEVKILRKEN from the coding sequence GTGAAGACTTATAATGACACACGTTTACTCCATGGTGGGGATTATAATCCGGAACAATGGTTGAATCACCCTGAAATCTTGAAAAAAGATTTTGAGTTGATGGATAAAGCACATGTCAATACCGTAACTGTAGGGATCTTTTCATGGAGTACATTAGAACCAGAAGAAGGGGTTTATCACTTTGAGTGTTTAGATAAAGTATTTGAAGAGATGCACAAACGTCAAGGACGTGTGATTTTAGCCACACCAAGTGGTGGACGCCCTCAATGGTTGAGTGAAAAATATCCAGAAGTGAATCGAACGAATGCACAAGGACAAAAGCATCATCATGGTTTTCGCCATAACCATTGTTACACATCAACTGTTTATCGGGAAAAAGTCCAGCAAATCAATCGCCGTTTAGCTGAACGATATGGTGACCATCCGGCATTATTGCTGTGGCATATCAGTAATGAATACTCCGGAGAATGCTACTGTCCACTTTGTGCAGCCAAATGGCGTGAGTGGGTCAAAACGAAATATCAAACCTTAGAAGCAGTGAATGACGCTTGGTGGATGACATTTTGGAGTAATGATTATTCCAGTTGGTCCCAAGTTGTGCCGCCTTCACCTCTTGGAGAACATAAAGTGCATGGCATGGATCTAGACTGGAAACGATTTGTGACAGATCGGACGATCGATTTCTTTTTACATGAAATCGAACCGATTAGAGAAATCACACCAGCTATTCCAGTAACGACTAATTTTATGGCAGAAGGCCATGACCAGCATGACTTTATTCCCCTGGAAGGACTTGATTATTCTCGATTTGCAGAAGTTGTTGATATCGTCAGTTGGGATAGCTACCCCGACTGGCATAACCCGTACGAACCTTTACATGTGACCGCCATGAAATCAGCTTACGTCCACGATCAATATCGTTCATTGAAGAAACAACCATTTCTCGTGATGGAATCGACGCCTAGTTACGTGAATTGGCACGCATTCAACAAGGCGAAGAAGCCAGGAATGCACCTGCTAAGTGGGATGCAACAACTGGCACATGGGTCAGATAGCACACTCTATTTTCAATGGCGGCAATCACTAGGAAATTCCGAAAAATTCCACGGGGCAGTAGTTGAACATGACAATTCAGAAAACAATCGAGTCTTCCAAGAAGTAGCGGCTTACGGAAAACGATTAGACACTTTGTCTTCGATCAAAGGTACACAAACAGAGGCAAAAGTCGCTATTTTATTTGACTGGGAAAGCAATTGGGCATTAAAAAGAGGCGGTGGTTTTGGTCGTCCAACTCGTCGTTATATCCAAACACTACAAGAACATTACCGATTCTTTTGGGAAAGAGATATAGCTGTTGATATTTTGACGCCAAATCAAGACTTCTCTAATTATGCCTTAGTCGTTGCACCAATGCTCTATTTGATGCGTGAAGAAACGATGGTCAAACTCTCAGAATATGTGACAAAAGGTGGCACCTTGATTGGTAGCTATTTTACCGGAATGGTCAATGAACATGATCGGTTACATCTTGGAGAATGGCCACAAGTTTTGCAAACACTTTTTGGTGTCCTTCCAAAAGAGCTTGACACGCTTTATCCAGGAGAACACAATCAAATCCTTTACAAGGAACAAACATATCAAACAAAAGACTACTGTGGCATCGTCAACGAAACGACAGGGAAGGTGAGAGCTACTTACAAACAAGATTTTTATGCTGAAACGCCAGCTCTAGTTGAAAATCAATTAGGCGAGGGAACTGCTTATTACTTAGCAGCTCGTACCGATCTCGATTTTCTAGAAGTGTTTTACCAGCCAATCATCGAAAAATTACAGTTGCAGCAAGGAATCGTTAAGAGTTCAAATCCAAAAATTTCGATTCAATCGCGAACCGATGGAACACACTGCTATTACTTTCTAATGAATTTTTCTGAGGAGAGGCAACAGCTTGAGTTGCTTGATCCTTACTTGGCTATCGAAACAAATCAAACGCTTACTGGTATCCAAACGTTTGCACCTTACGAAGTGAAAATTCTAAGGAAAGAAAATTAA
- a CDS encoding DUF3284 domain-containing protein, which produces MRIDTLNYRKKIPTQATHFYQILLEEQLSYFHSKDSSITELTEGAAVTTALRTKLGQATVESTMTIQRLVKDELLEMTTDYSGGKIVQTYQLKRQDEQEFTLHYSERNELIDAKTQLSLLFVLPFYKFFYNHQLAKRVNYLIQKL; this is translated from the coding sequence ATGCGGATCGATACCTTGAACTACCGAAAGAAAATACCGACACAAGCCACACATTTTTACCAAATACTACTGGAAGAACAATTAAGCTATTTTCACAGCAAGGACTCTTCGATTACCGAGCTGACAGAAGGAGCAGCCGTCACGACTGCGCTTCGAACAAAACTCGGGCAAGCGACTGTCGAAAGCACGATGACGATCCAACGTTTAGTCAAAGATGAACTACTTGAAATGACTACTGATTACTCCGGTGGAAAAATCGTTCAAACCTACCAACTGAAACGTCAAGATGAGCAGGAGTTCACGTTGCATTATTCTGAAAGAAATGAACTGATTGATGCCAAAACGCAGCTGAGTTTGCTTTTTGTCCTGCCATTTTATAAATTCTTTTACAATCATCAGTTAGCTAAAAGAGTCAATTATTTGATACAAAAGCTCTGA